Genomic DNA from Marinobacter sp. LV10MA510-1:
CTCGCCGTAGACACTATTCCGTCGTTTGCACCGAGGACGGCAGCGCGAAGCCAACCTACGCGGTGTGATCGATGGATTTCAATATGGCTCATAGGCTTCACCAATCACTCAGGCTGTAGAGAACGACACTGCAGAAAATTCCTTTAAAGAGAATAGTCCGCAGCCGGCTCAATTCTTGATAATCAATTCATTATGGATGGTGTGGGCGCCGTCTGCCCCCTGCGCGAGTTTTATAGTCGTATCGATTTGGTTTTGCGTGTCGACCACGCCAACCACGCGCACATCACCCTTCCGCGTGGTCACGTTAATATCAAAGCCATTCATAGCGGTGTTTTCTAGAAGAACCATCTTGACGTTTTTTGTCACGTTGGCATCCGCTACGTTGACGGCGTTCAAGATATTCTGTTGTATACCTTCGAAGTTTCCAGGGGGCTTGTTGCAAGCCGTCAACAGCAAAAGGCTGAACAAGGCAATGCTAAAAAGTTGTGTTCCACGATAATTATTCATCTTAGTCTACTCATTGCGGGCAGGGTTTCCGCCAATGTTTAATTTATCAGACTGCGCCTGCATGCGACGTCGGCCTGTGTGTTGCCAAACGCCAGCGGCCCTCCAGTGACCGAGGCTGAAAGGCGAGCCTTATTTCAGCGAAACTCAAAAATTTCCTGATGAAAGCGCACCGATACGGACTGTTGCTTGAGGCCGCTTCGCAGCGCCTTTGCCAGGCCTTGCGGCCCGCAAAACCAGACATCCACCTTGGCGCTAAGGATCTGCAGTTGGTTTGCGGTCAATCGCTGTCCCTGCAGACTGTCGTGGATGTGCAGTGATATGTCCGGAAGTTGCTCCGTCAGTTGTTTCAGGCGAGTCACCATTGGGTCATTCACGGCTCCTGCGGTGCAGTAGTGGAGTGTCACGGCTGGATGTCTTTTTTCGGTATTCATTAGGCGTTTGTCCAGCGCTGCCAGAAACGGTGTGATGCCGATGCCGCCCGCCACCCAGATCTGCTGGGTGTTTTTCCTGCCGCTGTCGAGATCAAAACGACCATAAGGGCCTTCGAGCGTAACCTCCTGGCCACTGTGCAACTGCTGCGGAATCTTGCGAGTGTAGTCTCCTAGTGCCTTGATCTGAAAACTGAGTTGACCGGTGGCATTGTCAGCACAGGACAGGCTGAAAGGGTGTGCCCCTTCGATCCGGTCGAATGTCACCAGGGCGAATTGTCCGGCTCGATGCCCGGGCCACCGTTTTCCCATGTCACAGACGACTTCCGTGATGTTGGCTGATGTCTGTTTGACGGCCTGAACCATCCCTTTGTAGCGGTGACTCCTGCCGATCTTTCCGGTCAGTGATTGCACGCTGGCGGTGGCACCACCCACTATTAACAGGGCCATCAGCCAGCCGGTGGGTTGTTGCCACCACAGCAGCGGAGCCAACAACAGTGCATGGGCGGCCAGTGCCAGATAAATCAGCGGCATCACCCTGTGCAGGTAACGCCAGTAACCGTAGGGCACCCAGCGAATCAGGGTAATAACCACCAGAAACACCAGCAGATACAGGCCAGGCTCGCCCAAGTCTTCAGCGCCATCCTGCAGACTGTCCAGTACGCCCGAAAAGTTGGCTTCCTTTAAGCCGCGATCGGTTCCAAACAGGGCTTCAAGGGCATCATCCGCCATTTCGATCAGCCAGTGTGACAAGGCAAAAATGACGGCCAGAATGCCGGTCCATTTATGCAGCTGATACATTCTGTCCAGACCACCCAGCGGGGATTCCAGCCACCCAGGGCGGGTAGCCAGCAGCATAGTGATGGACATGAAGTTGATGGCAAGGTATCCACTGAGTGTCAGAAATTGCTCATAGCTCAGCCCGGGAGACCAGACACTCAACTGAACCGCTAAAAGCAGAAAAAGGACGACACTGGTGCGTAGGTTGGGCACAAACAAACTCCGTTTGGGTTTGTCTGAATTATGCAAAGTGAACCTGACACCAGCCTTAAACCTTCGGTTTTCATTCGACCACAATAATATTGAGTTCGGCTTCAAAACCGTCGCTCTGGCCCGAGGCTGGTGACCGAAGGTTCAGGGATATGCCCGCGCCGCTGGCGATGGCTTCAACAATCGCAAGCCCAATGCCGGAACCCACTGTTTTTGTGTTGGAGCGGACAAACCGATTACGCAATAAGGCAAGTTTCTCCGGCGATACAATCTCACCGCGATTGACCACTCGCAGGATACCGTCATCGGTCAGGCTGATATTCACAGGTTGATCGTCCGCGCCGTGCCTAAGGGCATTTTCGATCAGGTTCCGAACCAGAATGGCGAAGGCGTCCAAGTCAAGTAATGACGTAACGTCACCATCAGGCAGGTTGAGCAGGAGTCGGCCTGGCGCCTGGTGGTCATAATCACTGGCGACCATCCGCAGTATGGGCACAAGGTTGTGACCCTGTTCCGATAAGGCACTGCCACCCTCGGCCTTCGCCAGTTCCAGCAGCTTCTCTGACAGTCTGGACAGGGTGCGAAGCGACTCTTCAATCTCGCTGGCTCGTGCTTTCACTCCTGGATCCTGCGTTCCCGTCTTTAACCGCTGTAGCTTGGCCAGCGCCGTTGCCAGTGGGGTTCGCAATTCATGGGCACTGTTGGCGGTAAAACTGCGCTCTGCTTCAAGGGCGCGACGCAGACGTTCCAGCAACCGGTTCACCGAGATCATGATGGGTTCAAACTCTTCCGGCAAACGCTCGACTGCGACGGGCGAAAGATCGCCACCACCGCGAATTTCTATCGACTGCTGCAATTGAACAACCCGACGAAGTGACCGTTTTATCACCCACCACACCCCAACCAGGCTGATGGGAATCAGGAATATAAGCGGCAACAGTAATGCAAGGCTCGTGTCCAGAACGGCTTCGCGCCTGTGGTCCAAAGGTTCGGCAACCTCGATATAGAGGGTTTCGCTGATGGCTGATTCCCCGTATATCCGATGAGTTGGCGTGTAAGAGAAGCCTTCTCGCGGAATAGCGCCGAAAATCTGGGGGTCCGCGTCGTGGGATTGCAGCAGCAACTTGCCTGACTTGTTACGAACCAGATAGGTGAGATACTCGTTGTGTTCTTTCAGGGCCAATACCCGCTCCAGACCTGGGTCCCCTTCCCGGTTCAGTATGTCGGTCACCGCCAAAGGCAGGATACGCTGCGCTGTTTCCTCCAATGCACTGTCGAACACCTCGTTCATTTCGTGCCGGGCCACCACGCCTGATGCGATAACACCCAACAGCCAGAGCAAGGTCACGCCAAGGGTAAGCCAGGTGCCGAGGGTTTTGTGTAAGCTGGTTCTAGTGCTCATTGGGTTCCAGCCTGTAACCCATCCCTCTGACGGTCACTATGGCATCGTGCCCCAGTTTTTTGCGCATACGGCTGATATAAACCTCTATGGTGTTGCTTTCAATTTCGGCGCCGAATTCGTACAGCCGGTCTTCAAGCTGAGCCCGCGATAGCAGTA
This window encodes:
- a CDS encoding BON domain-containing protein; the encoded protein is MNNYRGTQLFSIALFSLLLLTACNKPPGNFEGIQQNILNAVNVADANVTKNVKMVLLENTAMNGFDINVTTRKGDVRVVGVVDTQNQIDTTIKLAQGADGAHTIHNELIIKN
- a CDS encoding ferric reductase-like transmembrane domain-containing protein, yielding MPNLRTSVVLFLLLAVQLSVWSPGLSYEQFLTLSGYLAINFMSITMLLATRPGWLESPLGGLDRMYQLHKWTGILAVIFALSHWLIEMADDALEALFGTDRGLKEANFSGVLDSLQDGAEDLGEPGLYLLVFLVVITLIRWVPYGYWRYLHRVMPLIYLALAAHALLLAPLLWWQQPTGWLMALLIVGGATASVQSLTGKIGRSHRYKGMVQAVKQTSANITEVVCDMGKRWPGHRAGQFALVTFDRIEGAHPFSLSCADNATGQLSFQIKALGDYTRKIPQQLHSGQEVTLEGPYGRFDLDSGRKNTQQIWVAGGIGITPFLAALDKRLMNTEKRHPAVTLHYCTAGAVNDPMVTRLKQLTEQLPDISLHIHDSLQGQRLTANQLQILSAKVDVWFCGPQGLAKALRSGLKQQSVSVRFHQEIFEFR
- a CDS encoding ATP-binding protein codes for the protein MSTRTSLHKTLGTWLTLGVTLLWLLGVIASGVVARHEMNEVFDSALEETAQRILPLAVTDILNREGDPGLERVLALKEHNEYLTYLVRNKSGKLLLQSHDADPQIFGAIPREGFSYTPTHRIYGESAISETLYIEVAEPLDHRREAVLDTSLALLLPLIFLIPISLVGVWWVIKRSLRRVVQLQQSIEIRGGGDLSPVAVERLPEEFEPIMISVNRLLERLRRALEAERSFTANSAHELRTPLATALAKLQRLKTGTQDPGVKARASEIEESLRTLSRLSEKLLELAKAEGGSALSEQGHNLVPILRMVASDYDHQAPGRLLLNLPDGDVTSLLDLDAFAILVRNLIENALRHGADDQPVNISLTDDGILRVVNRGEIVSPEKLALLRNRFVRSNTKTVGSGIGLAIVEAIASGAGISLNLRSPASGQSDGFEAELNIIVVE